The following coding sequences lie in one Trichoderma breve strain T069 chromosome 1, whole genome shotgun sequence genomic window:
- a CDS encoding PLU-1-like protein domain-containing protein, with translation MAPMASLSAAAAASGSANASSRSSPAIGASAASSSSKPKHKVNSNGYHPTNPPVPLSSMVSAPLDLTSVERRGQPTAVREPLKKKTRPHGISEAPTYCPTEHEWRDPLQYIQKIAPEASQFGICKIIPPDSWNPEFAIDTEKFHFRTRKQELNSVEGSTRANLTYLDGLAKFHKQQGNNLHRLPYVDKKPLDLYRLKKAVESRGGFDKRWLCPYEDYLRLAKPGVHQQLEQEYGGPLTPSPAPTPVKRSTVNTPSSARGASPARQASDALQNSVAGPTSGFTAINTNGGFTAVNSGFTSVNRSTNGESKSYTPDSKRYDSPATSTRNTPEARPSGLGSAVALKRQLSVGSPADSIKKEADTDKDDADMASRRSKRLKKDNVPTVAGSHMTVFRPSVPRIPREEGAAAGNKCENCGRGDDSGPLLRKPEAEWNCPRCLVGDGQFGFEEGGLYSLKQFQQKANDFKQGYFEQKMPFDETLHCHRPVTEEDVESEFWRLVADLEETVEVEYGADIHCTTHGSGFPTVEKHPSNPYATDPWNLNVLPFHQDSLFRHIKSDISGMTVPWVYVGMIFSTFCWHNEDHYAYSANYQHLGATKTWYGIPGEDAEKFETAMKEAVPELFETQPDLLFQLVTLLTPEQLKKAGVRVYALDQRAGQFVITFPQAYHAGFNHGFNFNEAVNFAPCDWEKFGQAGVERLQLFRRQPCFSHDELLWTAAEGSVSSGPGLTIQTAKWLAPALDRISHRERVQREEFLTKHNEASPHRCQVMGGSEDSCPLTFKIDDADVHDEDEQCCSYCKAFAYLSRFKCHRSGKILCIFHAGTHACCDVPEEKRLRGEEHTLIYRKTDDDMISIYQKVSEKARTPEAWEEKYEKLLDEEATPSLKTLRALLHEGEKIPYELTSLPILKEFVDKCNDWVEEATNYIVRKQQNRRKNEKVWQSNGRRGSANNDQKDKDKDKESRHVSNIHRLLTEAEHIGFDCPEIAQLQERAAAVKQFQDNATTILKQNIAHPIEAIEELIEEGRGFNIDTPELEALCRRLEELRWNEKARTSRGKFLLLTEVQEIIEEGKRLEIPSYNDHLKYYCDKLAAGQAWEAKARELTHAEFVHYPQLEALTAQVQANALPVSRETLAAVDQILHKQREAHRQIIDITDRCRDPDYTKRPKYSEVLEITRKLDDLNSKPTGTVDLENERKRHEDWMRRGKKLFGKSNAPLHILKSHLEHVLERNTDCFDTDHDTPRLPGEPVSREASPEAGGNRWEDPRSRQVFCICRKIEAGMMIECELCHEWYHYKCLKIARGKVKEDDKYTCPICDWRMKIPRDASRPKLEDLTSLADEIPSLPFQPEEEEVLRQIIDNAQNFRDKIAQYCNPLLSTEAEAETQRFFLRKLEGAEILLSYETNFFRQELHKWCPVAPEPPPILQVSLSTRKPRPTKLQKMLVEYGVDNPDDLPEHAKGKANSLRRKAANAEAAAAAAQATSAMPSVPNPHNAAYGPQAYFSRASHSTTPSISANSHGHGDEKSESASENDGLKLGSAEAESNLHPSFLRAGSSHLAADDSSMSLEERFMRGQDDADKNKDLGMFTRSELGRDQAEGVWGSDVWSSRQRSMSEHGRSMTPADLDENMKHDDGKVDQMFKEMTNQDEDEDQKKKDTTMTNGNVTADLLESERNGLDAMLDGE, from the exons ATGGCACCGATGGCCTCGCTCAGCgcagccgctgctgcctctGGTAGTGCCAATGCCAGTTCGCGCAGCTCGCCTGCGATTGGGGCGTCTgcggcctcctcgtcctcgaagCCCAAGCACAAGGTCAACTCCAACGGCTATCATCCTACAAATCCACCCGTGCCGCTCAGCTCCATGGTCAGCGCGCCATTGGATCTCACCTCGGTCGAGAGACGCGGCCAGCCCACGGCGGTGCGGGAGCcgctcaagaagaaaacacgACCGCACGGCATATCAGAAGCACCGACCTACTGTCCGACTGAACACGAATGGCGTGACCCCTTGCAGTATATTCAAAAAATCGCCCCCGAAGCATCTCAGTTCGGCATCTGCAAAATTATTCCACCCGATTCATGGAACCCCGAATTCGCAATTGACACTGAA AAATTTCACTTTCGCACTCGAAAACAAGAATTGAACTCCGTCGAAGGCA GTACGAGGGCCAATCTTACCTATTTAGATGGCCTTGCCAAGTTTCACAAGCAGCAGGGGAACAACCTACATCGTCTGCCGTATGTCGACAAAAAGCCCCTTGACCTTTATCGCTTGAAGAAAGCAGTCGAATCCAGAGGCGGATTCGACAAG CGATGGCTTTGCCCGTACGAGGATTATCTGCGTCTCGCAAAGCCTGGAGTTCACCAGCAGCTCGAACAAGAGTATGGCGGTCCTTTGACCCCGAGCCCCGCACCAACACCCGTGAAGCGATCTACAGTCAACACTCCGAGCAGTGCCCGAGGGGCTTCACCCGCCCGACAAGCATCAGATGCCCTCCAGAACAGCGTCGCTG GACCTACTTCCGGATTTAcagccatcaacaccaacggCGGCTTCACTGCAGTCAATTCGGGCTTCACCAGCGTCAACCGTTCCACCAATGGCGAGAGCAAGAGTTACACCCCAGATTCTAAGCGATACGACAGCCCCGCTACATCTACGAGAAATACCCCCGAAGCTCGGCCATCGGGTCTCGGCTCCGCTGTTGCACTGAAGCGGCAATTGAGCGTCGGCAGCCCAGCAGACTCAATCAAGAAGGAAGCGGATACCGACAAGGACGACGCTGATATGGCCAGCCGGCGAAGCAAGCGCCTCAAAAAGGATAATGTGCCTACGGTGGCTGGTTCGCATATGACCGTATTTCGTCCCTCTGTCCCCAGAATTCCCCGGGAAgaaggtgctgctgcaggaAACAAGTGCGAAAATTGTGGACGCGGTGATGACAGCGGACCTCTACTC CGAAAGCCTGAGGCCGAGTGGAATTGCCCGCGGTGCTTAGTGGGAGACGGTCAGTTTGGGTTCGAAGAGGGCGGCCTGTATTCGCTGAAGCAGTTCcaacaaaaagcaaatgaTTTCAAGCAGGGCTATTTTGAGCAAAAGATGCCCTTTGACGAGACCCTTCATTGCCATAGGCCGGTCactgaagaagatgtcgaaAGCGAATTCTGGCGCCTGGTGGCAGACTTGGAAGAGACTGTCGAAGTTGAATACGGTGCCGATATCCACTGCACCACACACGGCTCGGGCTTCCCTACCGTCGAAAAACACCCAAGTAACCCATACGCCACCGATCCTTGGAACCTCAATGTTCTCCCTTTCCACCAAGACAGTCTCTTTAGGCATATCAAATCTGACATTTCAGGTATGACGGTGCCTTGGGTCTATGTCGGCATGATCTTTTCAACATTCTGCTGGCATAACGAGGACCACTATGCATACTCGGCCAACTACCAACACCTGGGTGCGACCAAGACGTGGTATGGCATTCCTGGAGAAGACGCTGAGAAGTTTGAAACGGCAATGAAGGAGGCTGTGCCAGAGTTGTTCGAGACCCAGCCGGATTTGCTCTTCCAATTAGTCACACTTCTCACACcagagcagctgaagaaggctGGTGTGCGTGTCTACGCCTTGGACCAGAGGGCTGGCCAGTTTGTCATTACGTTCCCTCAAGCCTACCATGCCGGCTTCAAccatggcttcaacttcaatgAAGCTGTCAATTTTGCCCCCTGTGATTGGGAGAAGTTCGGACAGGCTGGAGTTGAGAGACTGCAGCTATTCCGCCGGCAGCCGTGTTTTTCTCACGACGAGCTCTTATGGACGGCTGCCGAAGGAAGCGTGTCTTCGGGCCCGGGCCTTACCATTCAAACGGCAAAATGGCTGGCACCAGCTCTTGATCGCATAAGCCACCGTGAGCGAGTACAGAGAGAGGAGTTTCTGACTAAGCACAATGAGGCATCTCCTCATAGATGCCAGGTCATGGGAGGAAGCGAGGACTCCTGCCCCCTTACTTTCAAGATTGACGACGCTGATGttcatgatgaagatgagcagTGCTGCAGCTATTGCAAAGCTTTTGCGTACCTATCCCGCTTCAAGTGTCATCGTTCTGGGAAGATCCTGTGCATTTTTCATGCGGGAACCCACGCCTGTTGCGACGTGCCGGAAGAGAAGCGGCTTAGGGGCGAGGAGCATACGCTCATCTATCGGAAAACTGATGACGACATGATCTCGATATACCAAAAAGTCTCCGAAAAAGCACGCACACCCGAAGCTTGGGAGGAAAAGTATGAGAAGCTACTCGATGAGGAAGCTACACCTTCGCTAAAGACCCTCCGGGCGCTTTTGCacgagggcgagaagattCCCTATGAGCTTACTTCTCTTCCCATTCTGAAGGAATTCGTAGACAAATGCAACGACTGGGTCGAAGAAGCCACCAACTACATTGTCCGAAAGCAGCAGAACCGCCGGAAGAATGAGAAGGTCTGGCAAAGTAACGGGCGTCGCGGAAGTGCCAATAATGATcagaaagacaaagacaaagacaaagagtcGCGCCACGTAAGCAATATCCATCGCCTGCTTACAGAAGCAGAGCATATTGGGTTTGATTGCCCTGAAATAGCACAGCTTCAAGAGCGGGCGGCCGCCGTGAAGCAGTTTCAGGATAATGCCACTACCATTCTCAAACAAAATATCGCTCACCCCATCGAGGCTATTGAGGAGTTGATCGAAGAGGGACGTGGCTTTAACATAGACACACCAGAGCTGGAGGCCTTATGTCGGAGACTCGAAGAATTGCGCTGGAACGAGAAGGCTAGGACCAGCCGCGGCAAATTTTTGCTGTTGACAGAAGTGCAAGAAATCATTGAAGAAGGGAAGCGGCTAGAGATTCCTAGCTACAATGACCACCTGAAGTACTACTGCGACAAATTGGCGGCTGGCCAAGCCTGGGAGGCAAAGGCTAGAGAACTAACCCATGCTGAGTTTGTTCACTACCCTCAGCTGGAGGCACTCACGGCTCAGGTACAAGCCAATGCTCTTCCTGTCTCTCGCGAGACGCTGGCTGCCGTCGACCAGATACTCCACAAGCAGCGTGAGGCACATCGCCAGATCATTGACATTACCGATCGGTGCCGCGACCCTGATTATACAAAGCGGCCCAAATACTCTGAAGTTCTCGAGATCACAAGGAAGCTGGATGACCTCAACTCGAAGCCCACCGGCACTGTCGACCTAGAGAATGAGCGAAAGCGTCACGAGGATTGGATGCGAAGGGGCAAAAAGCTCTTTGGAAAGTCCAATGCACCGCTGCATATTCTTAAAAGCCATCTAGAGCATGTCCTTGAGCGGAACACAGACTGCTTCGATACGGACCACGACACTCCACGCCTTCCAGGAGAGCCCGTTTCAAGAGAAGCTAGCCCGGAGGCTGGAGGAAACCGGTGGGAAGACCCACGATCGAGGCAAGTGTTTTGTATCTGCAGAAAAATCGAAGCTGGCATGATGATTGAGTGCGAGCTGTGTCATGAATG GTACCACTACAAATGCCTAAAGATTGCCCGTGGCAAAGTAAAGGAGGATGACAAATATACTTGCCCGATATGTGActggaggatgaagattCCTCGCGACGCATCTCGACCTAAACTAGAGGATCTTACTTCTCTTGCCGACGAGATACCAAGCTTGCCCTTCCAAccggaagaggaagaagttcTTCGGCAGATTATAGACAATGCGCAAAACTTTAGAGACAAGATTGCTCAGTACTGCAACCCGCTTCTTTCGACAGAAGCTGAGGCCGAAACCCAGCGATTTTTCCTCCGAAAACTTGAAGGTGCAGAGATTCTGCTATCATACGAGACCAACTTCTTCCGCCAGGAGCTTCACAAGTGGTGTCCGGTTGCGCCGGAGCCACCGCCAATTCTGCAGGTTTCTCTGAGCACGCGCAAGCCTCGCCCAACGAAActgcagaagatgctggTGGAATACGGAGTTGACAATCCAGATGACCTACCGGAGCACGCAAAAGGTAAGGCCAATAGCCTGCGGCGGAAAGCGGCGAATGcggaggcggcagcagcagcagctcaagcgACATCGGCTATGCCCAGCGTACCCAATCCACACAATGCAGCGTACGGGCCGCAGGCTTACTTTTCTCGCGCATCTCATTCAACTACTCCAAGCATCTCTGCCAACTCGCATGGACACGGGGATGAGAAGTCTGAGTCGGCCTCGGAAAACGACGGGCTCAAGCTGGGGTCCGCTGAAGCAGAGAGTAACTTGCATCCCAGTTTCTTGCGCGCAGGCAGCTCTCACTTGGCCGCTGATGACTCGAGCATGTCACTTGAGGAGCGGTTTATGcgtggccaagatgacgcGGATAAGAACAAGGACCTTGGAATGTTTACTCGCTCTGAGCTGGGGAGAGACCAAGCTGAAGGGGTATGGGGGTCGGATGTCTGGAGCAGTAGACAAAGATCTATGAGTGAGCATGGGCGGTCCATGACTCCGGCTGACTTGGACGAAAACATGAAACACGACGATGGCAAGGTTGACCAAATGTTTAAAGAAATGACGAatcaagacgaagacgaagatcaaaagaagaaggatacCACGATGACGAACGGAAACGTCACAGCAGACTTATTAGAAAGCGAGAGGAACGGGTTGGATGCGATGTTGGACGGGGAGTAG
- a CDS encoding hTAFII28-like protein conserved region domain-containing protein: MASPPYATSPSAMSPPYPSPVQIPSKKRASTMDMNMPSSKRRKSSVISQPPIHPLRQTSFPPEAGSPYPRSPSVDATSHVSGSVVSATTSGAPRKKRGRKAKNAKGDDAAEKTPSLVGGKAATTASGQGGDKELEDDEDDDKAEMALEDAVARTQEQKQEEIRLRAMLVEAFDPLQYDRYEFWRAAKLSDAVVKRVVNATVSQSVPQMVATAVKAVAKLFAGEIIEGARNVQAEWILAGEKQSDEPTPPPSTDEAENDEEPDLCRGPLRPDHLREAWRRYKLCHESRGVGVQQLWHAQQGTGVERFSTRTRNRLFR; this comes from the exons ATGGCGTCTCCTCCCTATGCCACGTCGCCATCGGCCATGTCGCCTCCTTATCCGTCCCCGGTGCAGATTCCCAGCAAGAAACGAGCGTCGACGATGGACATGAACATGCCGTCTAGCAAGCGCAGAAAGAGCTCCGTCATCTCACAGCCACCTATTCACCCCCTGCGGCAGACGTCGTTCCCACCAGAAGCAGGCTCGCCGTATCCCAGATCTCCATCGGTCGATGCCACGTCCCACGTCAGCGGCAGCGTGGTGAGCGCGACGACGAGCGGTGCCCCCAGGAAAAAGCGCGGTCGGAAAGCGAAGAACGCCAAGGGGGACGACGCTGCGGAGAAGACGCCGAGCTTGGTCGGGGGAAAAgcggcgacgacggcgagCGGACAGGGCGgcgacaaggagctggaggacgatgaggatgacgacaaggccgagatggcgCTGGAGGATGCGGTTGCGCGGACAcaggagcagaagcaagagGAAATAAGATTGAGGGCTATGCTCGTGGAGGCGTTTGATCCGCTGCAGTACGATCGGTATGAGTTTTGGCGAGCGGCCAAGTTGTCAGATGCGGTTGTCAAGAGG GTGGTCAATGCAACCGTCTCGCAATCAGTCCCCCAGATGGTGGCAACCGCTGTCAAAGCGGTAGCGAAGCTCTTTGCCGGAGAAATCATCGAGGGAGCACGAAACGTGCAAGCCGAATGGATTCTCGCCGGGGAGAAGCAGAGTGACGAGCcaacaccgccgccatcgaCAGACGAAGCCGAAAACGACGAAGAGCCTGATCTTTGCAGAGGCCCACTCCGACCCGACCACTTGCGAGAGGCCTGGAGGCGTTACAAACTGTGCCACGAAAGCCGAGGTGTAGGAGTGCAGCAATTGTGGCACGCCCAGCAGGGAACCGGGGTGGAGAGATTTTCAACGAGGACGCGGAATAGGCTGTTTCGGTGA